One part of the Glycine max cultivar Williams 82 chromosome 14, Glycine_max_v4.0, whole genome shotgun sequence genome encodes these proteins:
- the BES1-8 gene encoding uncharacterized protein BES1-8, whose protein sequence is MQSNVHCLPASCPFPFPFVSASKLPPPLFSLLHLILAQERKKLQSSHKRKQISFTSFAFDGRRGVETNKLRFAGTMTGGGSMGRLPTWKERENNKRRERRQRAIAAKIYTGLRAQGNYKLLKHCDNNEVVKALCAEVGWIVEEDGTTYQKGCKRPSASEIEGTTTNISCLLSFVSTFLCVPVMLEYKIMSFYISCLLVRQSFLHNDPKNFANVGGGVIGCRGFHSSFRTTQSGLSLSIYVSTTMIITPGPVVDFLISNQNVRDPFSLDWAKAKRTLKNLMHLKVAIMVLNQCYIIVRSL, encoded by the exons ATGCAATCGAACGTTCACTGTCTCCCAGCATCATGCCCCTTCCCATTCCCCTTTGTTTCCGCTTCGAAGCTCCCTCCCCCTTTGTTTTCGCTTCTTCATCTCATCTTAgcacaagaaagaaagaaacttcAATCCTCACACAAACGAAAACAAATATCTTTTACTTCTTTTGCCTTCGACGGTAGAAGAGGTGTCGAAACAAACAAGCTTCGTTTCGCCGGAACAATGACCGGCGGCGGATCGATGGGGAGATTGCCAACATGGAAGGAGAGAGAAAACAACAAgaggagagagaggagacaaaGAGCGATCGCCGCTAAGATCTACACTGGCCTTCGAGCTCAGGGGAACTACAAGCTTCTGAAGCACTGTGACAACAACGAGGTTGTGAAAGCTCTATGCGCCGAAGTTGGTTGGATCGTGGAAGAGGATGGCACCACTTATCAAAAG GGATGCAAGAGACCCAGCGCGAGTGAGATTGAAGGAACAACAACAAACATAAGCTGTTTGCTTTCCTTTGTGTCAACTTTCCTTTGTGTGCCTGTTATGTTGGAATATAAAATAATGTCATTTTACATAAGTTGTTTGCTTGTGAGGCAATCGTTCTTACACAATGATCCCAAGAATTTTGCTAATGTAGGAGGAGGTGTAATTGGATGCAGGGGTTTCCATTCTAGCTTTAGAACTACACAAAGTGGATTGTCTTTGAGCATAT ATGTCTCAACCACGATGATAATTACCCCTGGGCCTGTTGTGGACTTCTTAATATCCAATCAAAATGTGAGAGACCCTTTTTCACTTGACTGGGCAAAG GCCAAGAGGACATTAAAAAATCTGAT GCACTTAAAAGTAGCAATTATGGTTCTGAACCAATGCTACATAATTGTGAGATCTCTATAA